Proteins from one Gasterosteus aculeatus chromosome 11, fGasAcu3.hap1.1, whole genome shotgun sequence genomic window:
- the LOC120828302 gene encoding ADP-ribosylation factor-like protein 4D, which yields MGNQLTEIGPSFQALHVVVIGLDSAGKTSLLYRLKLGEFVQTIPTKGFNMERIKVPTENSKSTAFQVWDVGGQDKLRPLWKSYTRRMDGLVFVVDAAEAERMEEAKVELHRIARSGENQGVPLLVLANKQDLHGAMSAAQVEKLLALHELSPSTLHRTQGCSALDGQGLQPALEILHEMILRKKRMLRHSRKKR from the exons ATGGGGAACCAGCTAACAGAAATTGGCCCCAGCTTCCAGGCTCTTCACGTTGTGGTGATCGGTCTGGACTCGGCAGGGAAAACCTCCCTCCTTTACAGGCTCAAGCTGGGGGAGTTTGTCCAGACTATCCCCACCAAGGGCTTCAACATGGAGCGGATCAAAGTGCCCACGGAGAACTCCAAAAGCACGGCGTTCCAGGTGTGGGACGTGGGCGGCCAGGACAAACTGCGGCCTCTGTGGAAGTCGTACACCCGGCGGATGGACGGGCTGGTGTTCGTGGTGGATGCGGCCGAGGCAGAGCGCATGGAGGAGGCCAAGGTGGAGCTCCATCGAATCGCCCGGTCGGGGGAGAACCAGGGAGTGCCCCTCCTGGTCCTGGCCAACAAGCAGGACCTGCATGGAGCCATGTCGGCCGCACAG GTGGAGAAGCTTCTGGCTCTCCACGAGCTGAGCCCGTCCACGCTGCACCGCACACAGGGCTGCTCGGCGCTGGACGGGCAGGGCCTTCAACCCGCCCTAGAGATCCTCCACGAGATGatcctgaggaagaagaggatgctCCGACACAGCAGGAAGAAGAGATGA